In Mugil cephalus isolate CIBA_MC_2020 chromosome 7, CIBA_Mcephalus_1.1, whole genome shotgun sequence, the sequence ggaataGAGAACCCAAGAGAAGAGCTCCCTTCTCCACACTACGTTAACTTTGACTTCGACTcgaggagaagacaaggaaagactttaggaagctacaggggagcaaagtttgtttatttgatatGGAATAAGGCAAAAAAACTTGATCAGGACAACACTACTTTAAAGTTTATAGAAGAAAACACTTTTGATTTATGTGTCCAGTTTTTGTTTCCCTAAACGCACAGATAAagatttaaagaagaagaagaagaaagccaCATAACAACATCTGCATACAAGTGGACGGTCCTACAACCAATTAGAGCCATTTACTTCCATAAATTAAttcacatgtttatttaatttagtcaaATTATTGAACCTGTTCATTagttaaaaggttaaaatgatACATTCTGGGGTACACTGAGTGAAAGGAAGACTCATAGTTAGAAcccctttatttgtcccacgaTGGGGAAATTGCAGAACACTTGCGGTGTATTtggtgcagagagagaaagagaagagataGAGAGGATTTTGCAAAAGTGGTTTGAGGAGTTCTGAACTTTTGAACTCAAACATCAGACTGAAGGTGGAAACATTTTGTACGTTTGGAAGACGGAACAACAGAGAATAAACCAGGAAGAGATCATTTTCAAAGCACAAACATCTAGAACAACGTTTGCTGTAACCTAGAACGTGTTTTCACACTTGACCTAATTTAACACTGACTCTTCACACCCTCTGTATTTCAGGAAGGGAAACCAGTCTCCGAGCAACTGAatatactcttttttttttttagtttagatCAATCTTGCATTTTGTAAGTAAttactgacaaaaacacaatgcaaattGAGGAAAGCAGATttacagcccccccccctccaagtACTGTAGTTTCCCCTGAAACCAAAATTGTCAGCTTCCTCTTCACATACCACACAGttttcacagcaacagcaggaCCTGTTGTTTAAATTCACTTAACCCTTCGATGCGCGGCAAACTGTCAGAGGCAAAGGCTTCTCAGCGTTTCATTCGTCTCAAATGCACACACCTGAAATACACACTGAAAGAtgagctaaaaaacaaaaacaaaaaaaagcctgcagttcttcaaatggccactagaggcttcCTACGAAAAACGAGTGAATCTTCACTGACCTccaatgttaaaatgtccaacttcaGAGCAGAAATAACCATGTTTACAACCGGGTTTGGTCTCTACAGCTAATTTCTTCATTCATAACCAATGTACAGGGGGAGAATTGTTATACAAGTCACTGATATTTAAACTATATTGAagcttaaagttatgcataattaagcaCGTGGTTGCTATGAGTGAGAGGTGAGTGTCCTCAGAGGTCTCAGCTCAACCTCTTTGACTATTacccattattattattatctaggAGTTAATGGTCATTTAAGGTACTGAGGGacatatattataatttttgtttctacttcctgcttcaacaATGGAGACTGAAACTTTAGCCGAAGATGAGTCGCACAgttgtttgtatctctgaacctcaaCCTTTACTCCATGACACGGCGTTACTAAGACAACCATGACGTGGTCGCGGTGCGTAGTTAGATTTCTGGTGAGATGCACGTCAGGCGTTCGTCGTTAGGGTCCTCGTAGGGTCTAGACTGATGCTCTAGCTATGccgtcaaattgatgcagaagcctaaaccggCTATTAGGTGGAttcaagatggcggcggcctgagacgccacactgagcttcaaaaacgTCTCTTTGGGGAAACATGCTGGAGGGTTCGTTCATCTTTACACACCGTCACCGACGAGCTGAATGTTACAAAAGTACAATTTCTTCTTCCGTGTCTTCAATTGATCCCAATACCAAGAAATAAacaatatcatttttttttaaacaaataaatctaagCTACAGTCGTAGACATCAATctctaaatgcatttttaaccTGTTTGTGAAAGAGGTAAAATAATGTCCCAttgacacaaagacaaaactcaCGAAACGAATGCTGGAAAAAAGAGGCTGATGGAAACGCAGGTCGGGCTGGTTTGAGTGAGCAGGAACTCAAATGAATAACTAACGATTACTTGCTTAATCAAAATAGTCAAATGTTGTGCTACAGCGTCTCAGAATCAGAAGACATAGTAGTTTCTCTTGCTTCCTAATCCTACACCACTTCAACATTCGGTTTAACCATTAACAACTCCGTCTACAGCCTGACCTCCGACTGTACACGACCATCACTTCCTCATGCTGATCAAAACTgaagtgggagaaaaaaagtaaaacaaaaaatagttgCTGACCCAGTGACGTCGGCTGCAACCAGAGTCTGCACAGAGGTAACCCAGAGGTGGCAGTGAAGCCAGTGTGAACAGAGTCTCgtgattaaataaaaaggaaactgtTATGGTGACATACACCAGGGATCTAGAGAGACTAGTCTGAGTAATGAACAAGAGTTTATTGGTCCCTGATTACAGTAAACAGCCAATTCATAATATATAATACTAATATAATGTATTTCATCAATCATTTtcgtcatttttgtcttttaactaTTGGTCTCCAACAAGTTGCAACAGAAATGTGTAATTAATTCCCCAACTAATTTCTGACTGGCTACAATTACAAAGGATTTATTTGACAGAAAATTTTATCTTCAAAGTGGTTCGGCCCTCGGTGGAGGGTCAgagctgcaggaaataaaacaggataagAACTAAATCTATTCAATACGAGAAGGTGTCtatatgtttttataataaatgaatcaaacgtaaaaaaaaaataacattcgacaaaatcaaacaaataaatgacgGATGGAGTTGCAGCTCTAGTttcatcaataaaaatatccaaattcttgtattaaatttattccaaaaataaggaaaaatcTCATCTTTTACATCTGTGCCATtgtgcataaaaacaaaacacaaacaatggaccaaattaatttctacaaatacattcatctgtttatttcatgttaagTTTGTCAGGTTATTGAGCTTTTTATTAGTTCGAATGCACTCAAATTATTCGTTTTTCAGAGCATAAGGGGGCATCCGGTGAAAGGAAGACTTAGGTTAGGTTTTTGGGACAAACCCTCGAGGATTTTACAACCTAGATCACCCAGAAATCtacttaaacatttttatttataaatgtatttatgtttaacTTTGCTTTTACACACTGACTCCAGCTTGGTTCACCTTTCAAACACTTTAACTACTGGTTGGGTTGGTAACATCTGCTCTGAACTCCACTGCactacagtatttattttctcacttaGCGTATGCTATTAATTGagggttttgttttaaactgtgtctgtgtcctttAACTTGTATTAActgtattattttatcattcttAGGGCCGTTTATACATAAGACTTGTCTTGTAGACTGCTGGTCCTGAgttcaaatttcattttcatgcaaGCAAACGACAGTAAAGTAACCTTAACGTCCATCAGAAACTATGAATTTATTccaaaccagagagaaaccagctcaTCGAGAATTAGCATAGTTATTATGACCTGATATTTTCCTACTAAACACAATATTATCATCAAATGTTCACAAACCACCGATaactcagtcttttttttattctgtaattACATGTGGACTGAGTGTGATAGTGACACCTGGACCAGTCATAAACGTGGATGATGTTGGAGTAAGGATCTGTCAGTGTGCATGTAGCCAAGCTCCTACGTAGAAAAACACggtgaatgaaaaagaaaataaaaaatatattaaaataaatataaaataaacaaaataataacagtgaataataaataaaaaaataaaaatagagaatgaaataaaaaagagaataaaaatataaaaaatataaaataaataaaaataataataacaacacagtgaaaaaaatacaaaagaatatatatatatatatatagaaaaaaaataaaaataaataaataaataacaccgtGAGGCCCCAGATGATAGCTCTGAAGCCTGACTAGGGCTACTGTTTTCCCTGAACAGCTCTGGAGAGGAGTTCCCcagaataataacacaaataataataataataacaacaacaacaataataaaataacccGGATAACACGGAAGAAGTCCTTTAGCTCAGGGCTAAGTGTGCCAGCAAACAGGCTTAGCTCAACGTCACGTATTAAATACGCTTCTTTCTCCCTTTTAAAGTCGCCGTCGTGCCTCTTACCTGTTAAACTCGAACACTTTCGTGCGTTTTAATTTCCCAAATTGACTCTGGAATGACTTGTGTTATCAGATATGAGCCTCCTCGAACCAGACGAGCAGTCACctgtttcctccttctcttcctcctcctccttcttcttctactgtttttatttatttattttttttattggcggTTGCCAAGGTgaaggtgcattaccgccacctactggactggtGTGGTGCAGTAcactgcagacaaaaaaaacaaaaaacaaaaaacgaacaAATCCTGTCACACAATCACGtttcctttaaacacacaatgaCTTGTGAGGCTTCCTATATTGAACTTCTGCTTTCAAACTGAACATACAGAATCAGATGTATCACAATGAGCACACCATCcatctgtgttttaatattttacgtAGTGTTTCATTTAACCCAGTATCTAATCTGGCCTATTAAGCCCATTAAGGGTTAAGAGGTTGTTCAACCCAATTTGAtacagtcaacaaaaaaaaaagttgtggatTTCAAAAAATACAATCTAATCTACAAGACTTCGTTGTTTTTATGTTCGTAAGTGCTGCCCTGCAACCTGATGGTATGATTATTGTTTTCCTAAATCCATTCTAATGTGAGTAAAATAGCTATGAGCTCAGCTGTATATACACTACCAGGTGATCTGTGGTTCTTTTCtcaatatttacattattgTATGGGATAATGTCTTGGTTGTTCAGGTGTTATAAATAATCATGGCGGGATTTCAGGTGCTCTGCCGCCACCTTCTGGACAACAGTGAGACAACAAGAAGCGCAGCTTCAACCTGCATAAGGGGTGtggaataaacaaaagaaatcaggaaaaataaataaataaataaataaataaattaaacatttagtcGCTGTCAAAAATGAAATCTCAAAAGAAAACCCTACATcgtaaaccaaaataaaaacacaccaatAAATAACATCGCAAACctaatacaaaaaaagatcaagcTTGTGTGACCAAAAAGGTACAAATGAAGCTCTTTggcaaataatgaaacaaacaaacaaataaacaaaaaacaagttctCAATTAACAAAATTTTCACAGATTAACGACTTTGGAAGTAATCCAAAAGAACAATAACCACAGATTCGCAGTCAGTGTCGGGCAAACcaggtccgtgtatgttttggtcagtAGATTTTCcgtacaaaaaataattaacaaagaATGGACAAAGAAATATCAAGAATGGAACCGTTAGAagccagaaacaaaaaaacgcccgttttttttttttttttttggttttttttttgttttttttttgttgtttttttttatattgtgcgaccggaagttgtcgttttcaaagtaagagcacgtatgaggacggcgcTGTTTAACAGAAGTTGATGAACGTGGATCTCTCCAGTAAACAGTAAATGAAGGAAGACTGCAGAAAATCTAAGCGgtatatttcaggtaaaaattaaataaatgcataaatacataaaataaaaacaactacgTACAATCAGgaaatagttagctactagctaatgTTACTCTGATATatgcgtgcagagatttctgcagataattgtttttttgccaTCACGTCAAAAAAATCCCATCAGAGTAAGGTTCTATAAacattttagcctgggctaGCTAGGGAAATCACAGATAGAAGTCATGTATTTGGACGCTCTTGCCATGAACACAGTCCCGTCCTCATACACTCTtactcttactttgaaaacggccACTTCCAAtggcaaaatatgaaaaaatgggcgtttttttgtttctgtcttctaacgattttatttttagaaacaaaaaatggaaatacaCCCGTCTGTAAAGTTTGTCCATCTCTTTTCGACCCTTTTCTATCacgaaaaatgccttgaattcgaattttaaaatgataatcAAATAACTGCTAatttattggtttgtttgtttgtttgtttaattttctgaaTTTTCTTGAAGTCTCCAGAGGAAAAATCTGCTTCACATGGGGACTCAGAAAGAGCAGCGGCCTTAACAGCCAGCAAATCCCAGCCAGTCGAAAGGGTGTGACTGCCACGTTCAAGTCTGTTTGAGGAGAACTATAAATTGtttcttaagttctggtgagtaaaattaattatatttacatcttttatgtatattgttGGCATTGGATTTGATGTAGCACTACTGCTGCAGTGAATGAGAGGAGACTTTTTGAATTGTTCTTGCTTCAGTAATGACATTCATCTCACCCTGCCATGCAATGTCCTCTTTTATTGTATGTCTGTATGATGTTGATGGCTTATAAAGAAGTGTAGTTCTGATTAAAGTTGGAGGTCACTGGAAGCGGAAAATACACTGCATAATAAATATAGGaaactccaaatgttttcctttgttgtacattctgattattattatttttttctttaaagctgaACTCGTAGAggttcttgaagacgtttcactaCCGGCATCTTCAGTTCACGGGGATAGATCCTAACATCTTCTGCTTAACATTCGAAGGAGAACGTAGACAGAGGTGAAAACAATTTATGTGctcttgaggaaaaaaaataactttattgattATCAAGTTCttaaaacatttcaactttgttcttttgtttgtttgttttttaaaaaagaagaaaaaatcctGAGTTACAAGTTTAGTTCAATGACTTCATGAATGGGTTCAAACTTCATCAACATAATAACTCTTGTTTATCTgagtaaaatgtaaaagtattttaattttcaatttattttacaaatgccGTCCTCATCCACAAAGATCATAATGACCAGAGTAACATAATCTGCATATTAATTTCAACAGCAATAATCAAACAAAGAGATGCAACTGTGATTCGAGATGTCATTTTTACAGAGAgtgaaaaaaaggacaaatcaatCAGTACGAATATTCAAAGCCAGCACATTTACAGTGCAGAAGGGTTTACaattttatgttaaaaatattCATGGAAATAAAAGGCATCATGGGCAGTGATATCCTCCATGGCTAAACTGGTGAAACATCAAGAGAACAACCATAAACCTCTTACCATTctagcctttttgcaaaaaactgcTGTTCGGGGAGTAAATTGAACACTGTTgttgaacattttggagctcattcatggtcttggtctcttttgaaagccaagactctgaagtttctatcacaaagaatcagaatcactctaagtgatattgtttttgaaaatcaaagttggcacacagttaaaaaattaGAAGTTTTGGGTTCgcctgaatttatttattttttgatatctGATGTCaactgtgttggttgaatcctataatggcttttatcaatgaaatgagaagaaaaatagCTATCCAACAGCAAATTACACGCAGCATTTAccaaacacaacttgtgtacagagctctgatttgttcaaaaagctgctgctgtcccatatacgacccagGAGAATGTTAAAAGGTTAAACATGTCCAGGTAGCAGCCAACAAAATACCTCTGAAGTTATCTCTGTCTACATCACTTTTATCAACTCAGCTCTTGATCCGAAACCAATCCAGATTCCAGCATAGagcggctgagtgaatgtggtctggactctgtggaggagagtcatggtttcagagacgctgtagaagGATAGAATACCTGCcctgtgatccaggtacactcctactctgaGAGAACCACGACCTGAGACGGgagtttggatgttgttgttcaCAAATGTAGAACTGAAACAATCTAATGTCCAAGATGTGTCATTATTTCCAAACCTACTTTCCCTCCCTGatctgctgatattcttgtatgtgACTGCTACATCAACTCTTCTTCTCCACTtcacctcccagtaacaacgtccagtcagactctctctactcaggacctgccAACAATCAGTGAATCTCTCTGGATGATCAGGATAAGACTGTTGTTGATTCACTGATGTTACTCTTCTGTTTCCCTCAGTCAGTACCAGTCgtctgtgtgctgtgtttggatccagtgtgatttcacatgaatactttaagaattcatctctggtctttggctctggttgtggcagtaaaacatccacttcagcCACTGTCAGTGAGATGTTAgtccatgtctctctcagaatgtcctgtagtttTTTTCTGAGCTCTGTCACAGCTACTTTCACGTCATCAAAGTTCCTCCGAGGACGGAtattgatgctggatgagtgtgtagattgactgagtggtgacagtgaggggtagttgcgtagaaactggttgtgatcctctgtgtctgagagctgcttcagctcagcgtcttccctcttcagctcagtgatctcttgctccagcttctcctgaacctctttgactcgactctcttcagtttcctgctgggatctgacctgctgctccacatcagagcttctttcctggaggagacagatcatctcagtgaacatCTCCCgactgtccttcactgttttatcagcagagtgagcgatggccttcagctcctgttgtaacagcttcacatctttctctttgtcctggatcatctgctggatgttttgtcgtctcacctccacctctctctgcctctcagtcctttctgctgcagctgagactgtgtcgtggcctttatgttcctccacagagcagagataacagatactctgctgatcagtacgacagaacatCTTTATCACCTCATTatgacgagagcagatgttctcctggagcttcttggagggatccaccagcttgtgtttctttaaaggaGGTGCATCATAATGAGGTTgaaggtgtttctcacagtaagatgccagacagaataaacaggacttgaaggctttcagttttcttccagtgcagaaatcacaggccacatcttcaggtccagcatagcagtgatcagcaggagcagcttggagtccagtcttcttcagctgctccactaaaaCTGCTAACTTGGTGCTTTTCACCAGGACAGGCCTCGATGTGAAGAGTTGTCTGCACTCAGGACATCTGTGGATTTGTTTCTTGTCCTCTTCATCAAAgtggcttttaatacagttcatacagtagctgtgtccacagggaatagTCACCGGATCCTTCAGTaaatccagacagatggaacagcTGATTGTTTCTTCATCTAACTCAACTCCCTTGTCAGCCATGTCTGCTCTCAGCGTCAGTGAttcagtgtgtttctctttcttagATCTTAAACTCGTTTGAGCTGGGATTTAATGAGGCCTTTCAGCTGCTACACTTCACCACATGTTGATCACACCCATCGTCAATTTGCAGATCTGTAGGAAAGACAACACAGAAATATGTGGACAGAGTGGATGTAGAGGAATGTGGTTTATCAGGGTTTGATTCTTTCCAAGACAACAAGTAACAATGTGAATTAAAGTTCGTTTCATTATTGACAATGGAGTCTAATGTTAGAGTGTAGTCCAAAAGAGGATTCAAATgtaagaaacaaagaaactatTGCATGATGAGTAACTGAAAAGTCAACATTAATAAAACTTACTGGAAGTGGGACACAGAAGGCTCCACTGTTATCGCACAGGTTAATCCAAGAATTAGTCCAACAAAAGATAATCCATTTGAAGAAAACAGTCACCAGAAGAATCCAAGAAAACTAGAAGAGAAAAGATGCACATGAGGCAAGGAGACCGTGGGAGATTTACAGAGATGTTGGAAACACAGACGAGtaacaggaaggaaaacagg encodes:
- the LOC125010946 gene encoding tripartite motif-containing protein 16-like, whose protein sequence is MADKGVELDEETISCSICLDLLKDPVTIPCGHSYCMNCIKSHFDEEDKKQIHRCPECRQLFTSRPVLVKSTKLAVLVEQLKKTGLQAAPADHCYAGPEDVACDFCTGRKLKAFKSCLFCLASYCEKHLQPHYDAPPLKKHKLVDPSKKLQENICSRHNEVIKMFCRTDQQSICYLCSVEEHKGHDTVSAAAERTERQREVEVRRQNIQQMIQDKEKDVKLLQQELKAIAHSADKTVKDSREMFTEMICLLQERSSDVEQQVRSQQETEESRVKEVQEKLEQEITELKREDAELKQLSDTEDHNQFLRNYPSLSPLSQSTHSSSINIRPRRNFDDVKVAVTELRKKLQDILRETWTNISLTVAEVDVLLPQPEPKTRDEFLKYSCEITLDPNTAHRRLVLTEGNRRVTSVNQQQSYPDHPERFTDCWQVLSRESLTGRCYWEVKWRRRVDVAVTYKNISRSGRESRFGNNDTSWTLDCFSSTFVNNNIQTPVSGRGSLRVGVYLDHRAGILSFYSVSETMTLLHRVQTTFTQPLYAGIWIGFGSRAELIKVM